The following DNA comes from Acidobacteriota bacterium.
GATCGGGTTGGCGCTGAACCCGGCCGTCGCGTACCCGGCGCTCTCGAAGAGCGACGCCACGCTCTCGACCCGCTCGCCGATCTGATCGCGGTACGTGAGGAGGCCGTGGCCGCTCGGGTAGAGCCCCGTGAGGAGCGACGCCGTGGCCGGCGCCGTCCAGGCGGACGCCGCGTAGAAGGGATCGACGCGCGCCCCTCTCGCGGCGAGCCCATCGATGTTCGGCGTCTTCGCCGTGCGGGCGCCGTAGCAGCCGACGTGATCGGCCCGCAGCGTGTCGGCGACGATCAGGAGGACGTTGGGGCCCGTGGCGGTCGGCGCGGCGGTGGCCTCGTGAACGGTCCACATCGCGAGGGCGCCAAGCGCACCGGCGCCCGCCGCGAGCGCGAGGGCGACGGCGCGACGGCGCGCCCACGCGATGGCCCCCTTCCCGATCCATACGGCCGCTGCGGCGGTCGAGCCCCCGGCGAGGACCGCGAGAGCGACGGCGACGATCGCGCCGACCGCACCGCTGAGGCTGTCCCGGCTGATCTCCCACGTGATGAGCGCCGCGGGGGTCCCCGCGAGGAGGCCCACGGCGGCGCCGGGGATCCGTGCCGGATCGAGGCGGGAGGCCCCGAGCCCCGCGGCGATCGCCATCAGGGCCGCGAGGAGGAGATCCGGCGCAGGGCTCCCCGGCGCTCCAGCCGCGAGCGGATCCCGTAGGGCAATGACGCCGAGCGCGAAGAGGAACGCGGTGACGGTGACGGCCGCACCGGCGTGGAACGCGAGGTCCGACTCCGCGTTCGAGCGCTTCATGGCGAACCGCCGCGCGATCCCCGCGCCGGAGACGAGCGCGATCGCGGCGGGGATGTAGAACAGCAGCGCGAGGCCGAAGAGCTCGGCGGTCCGGCTGATGTCATGGCGGTAAAGCCGCGCGGCGAGCGCGACGTGAACGACGTTCCACATCGCGAGGATGAGCCCCGAAAGGACTCCGGCCGGCAGCGCGAGCCAGGCGCGCCTCATTCGACGTACCCGAGGGACTTCAGAAGCTTCGCGTGCCGCGCGTCCGTCGCGTCCGGGGCGATCGACCCGGGAGGCCTCAGCCTCACGCGCTCCTCGAGCCACGTCTCGAGGCTCGCGGCCCCGGCGGGGCATCCACCTCGGATTCGACGGTCATCACCCCGTGGGACGCCCGCGGGTCGGTGAGCCACGCCGCGAGGCTCCGGCCGCGGAAGGACTCCTCCTTCGAGTGCGTCGCGAGATCGAGGAGAGTCGGGGCGACGTCGAGGAGCGAGACGGGATCCGCGATCACCGAGCCGGGGACGATCCCCTTGCCCGCGATCACGAGCGGCACGTCGATCAGCTCGTGGTAGAGGGTCTGGCCGTGGCCGAGGGATCCGTGCTCCATGAACTCCTCGCCGTGGGTGGAGGTGACGGCGAAGAGGAGCTCACCTCCCGCGATCCTCGCTCCCAGCTCCTCGACGAGGCGGCCGATCTCGCGGTCGGCGTGGGCGGCATTCTCGGCGTAGCGGGCCCTCGCGGTCGTGAGGCGCTCGGGAGTCAGCGTGATCTCGCCTCTCAGGATCCCCTCGAGCATGCCGCGGGGGAACGACTGGTCGAGATCGCCGAGGGCGAGGTACGTGAAGCTCGGGCGGCTCGCTCGGGCTTCGATCTTCGGCTCGGGTTCCTCCGTCCACGTCTCGAACCCCCGGTCGAGGCGCTGGGACCTGGAGATGACGGGGCCGCGGACGACCGCGCGCGTCGCGTAGCCCCTCGCGCGGAACGCCTCGGCCAGCGTCGTCACTCCCTCCCGCAGGACGTCGGACGCGCCGATGACCCCGTGGTCTCCGGGGAGGCGGCTCGTGAGAATCGACGCGGTGGACGGCGCGCTGCTCGGGGAGGCGCTCGTGGCGGCCGTGAAGCGGACACCGATGGCGCCGAGGGCGTCGAGGCTCGGAATCCTCGCGTCCTCTCTCAGCGAGTCGACGACGATCAGGACGACGTCGGGGGCGCCGGGTGTCCGGGTGGCGTCGAGGGGCTCGGCCAGCGTCGTCGCGGCCCGGACGACGGGGACGCAGAGGATGATGGCGACGACCAGGACGGCGATCGCGATCGGCCTTGCGATCGGCTTCGTCAGCGCCCAGCCTCCGAGGACGGCGAGGATGGCGACGATCTCGGCATCGAGGATCCAGGGGGCGATGCCTGTGGCTCGCTTCACGAAGGCGATGCCGATGGCCGCGAGGACCAGGGTTCCCCAGAGCTCGGGCCAGCTTCTTCCGATGAGGTGGAGCGCGGCGAGGGTGAGGCCGTACAGGGCGAGGGACTTCAGGGCTTCGGTGGCGAGATACGCGAGGGGGCCGACGCTCGGGATCGTCTCGATCGGCATGCGGGCGACGTCGAGGAGGGCGAGGACGACGGTCGTCCAGGCGATCTTGGCGCGCGTCGAGTGCATGGCGGGGCGGATTCTAGTCGATTCCCGGCGGGACGTCGCTCGCCGGTCGCCTCGCGGGAGCCTCGCCGGTGTTACCCTGCGGGGCTGTCCTCATCGACCCATCGCACGAAAGGGCCCCGCCGATGCGACGCCTCGCCGTCACCACCCTCCTCCTCGCGACGAGCCCTCTGCGTCTTGGTTACACGGTGATTTCGATGACCTCAGAGTTGCTCAGGGCCTCGATCTCGTCGTCGACGGGCTCGACGTAGAGTCGGATCGCTTCCTGGATGTTCTCGAGCGCCTCCTCGCGGGTATCACCTTCGCTGATGCATCCTGGCAGCGCTGGCACGAACACGGTGAATCCGCCTTCATCGCTGGGTTCAAGAATGACTGTGGGCTTCACATTGAGATCCTCCGTGCCGAAAAACCACATTCCCTCCCATTCACCCTACCTGGTGAACTTCAAGCTCACCTTGCCCGTGACGCCGTTGTAGATCAGTTCCGTGCTCGCCAGCATGTTTCGGCCGAGCAAACCGTCGATGACTTTCGAGTCCATGAGACTGCCACTGGTGATTTCCGTGTTCGCCGCGATTTCATGCTCCACGCCCGAGAGCCTCTCAGATTGAATCACGAAGACGATGCGGCCGATGTAGACCCGGCCCGTCGTGTCCACGCCGACTCCGTGCATGGGGACACCGGAGTTGATCAGCTTGAGCCCGGCCCGCTCCGCGATCTCGTGCTTGATCATGCAACCGTCCGCTCCGGTATCAATCAGGAAGCGACACGGCACGCGTGGAGGAACCGGCAGACTCGCAGCCAGTAAGGCTTTCTCGTGGGCGGCAGTCACGCCGACGTGCGCGAGAATGACCGGGCCCGGTTGCAGCAGTCCCTGGGGAGTGACGTCGAACTCGACTCGCGGATTTTCAGCCTGTGCGCGTCGTTTCAACTTGTCCAGCGCTTCCAGGTCGCGCCGGGATTTGTCGGAGCGCACCAACTACGCGGAGAGCACGCGAGCGCCGTGGAACGAGACGTTGACGGTCTCTTGCGGCGCGATTCTCTGAATGAAGAACGGCTCGAGCCCGTGGAGAAACGTTCCGCGATCGAACGCTTCCTCCAAACTGCTGAAGAAACCCACGACATCGCTTCCCTTGATGAGGACGAACTCGCCGAGGTGTGTTCGGCGCCAGTCTTCCAGGTTCTGGAGGTAAACGCCCCGCTCGGAATCCAATTCAGCCATCATCTCACCCCGGGGAAACTCTTGGTGGACGGCAAGGGATTCGAACCCTCGGCCTCCGCGTTGCGAACGCGGCGCTCTCCCATCTGAGCTAGCCGCCCACCCGCTGAGGCTCGCGCCGACGAACAGCCGAGCCCGGAGAGGCGCGGATCATGTCACCGCGCCCCGCCGGGGTCAAGAAGAAGTCAGTGGCCCTTCTTCGTCACCACGAAGCAGCCGCCCTGGTTCCCGATCCACAGCGAGCCATTGCACCCCGCGATCTGCCCCGGAGCCCCCGTCGCGAAGACCGTCGCGGTCCCGCTCGGCGTGATCCGGTAGACGGTCCCCGGGTCCTGCCCCGCCACGTGGGCGAACATGTCGCCGCCGAAGCCGAGCCCGTCGGCCCAGTCGAACTCCCGGAACACGGTTCCGAGGGAAGTTGAAGTCCCGTTCGGGGCGAAAATCTCGCCGTCGACGTAGAGGTCCGACCCCCAGGCCCCCCCGCGACCGAAGCGCATCTCGTCGAATCGAGGCGGTCCGAACAGTGACTCCGCGCCCGCCGAATCGATGCGGTAAATGCCGCCAGGGATGAAGGTCGAAACGCTGCCGTCGTAGCCATCCGATGCCTCGAAGAAGAGGTCGGACCCGAAGCCACCCGTGGGATCCACCGCCGACGCAGCATCAGTGCCGAATCTGAAACCGCGAACGCCCTGGCTGGCCCACGTGACATCGAACTGCTGGACGACGCTGTCCCCTCCTGTCGAACTCGGATCTCCCTTCATCGTCACGTCGATCAGATCGCCGCCGCGCCAGCCGCCGGGGGTGAACGAGACGTTCGTGGCGAAGTAGTTCGAGATGAGCCCCGGCGGGGCGATGCTCGACGTACCGGTGAACGTCACCCGCTCGACGCCGCCAATCGTGTCGAAGTCCTTGTTCACGGTCCTGACCGCGACGTAGACGTAGTCCCCCCAGGCTCCCCCGGGCGAGCACTGGATGTCGTTGATGGTGGCGCGCGGCGGTCGCAGGGACTGCGGCCCCGTCTGGGGGCCGTCGTAGCCACACTGGTTGAACTGCGTGACGCCGAAGCCCGCTTCCTTCACCTTGATCGACGCCTGCGGCGCCGCCGCCGCGAGAGAAAAGGACATGCCGCACGCGAGGACTACAGCTGCTCGTCTCATGGAGAGACCTCCTCATCGCCAGGACGTTGCATGCGACGGGAGCATACGACCATCCGGGATGGACAACCACAACGGGATTCAGGAGCGGCGCCAACCCCGCACGGCGCGGTACGCCGCGCGGAACGGGAAGGTCGCGGCCCGGGCGAGCTGACCGGCCCGCGAGTTCCGGCTCCTCCGCGCGATGTCCCCCATCCCCTCGGACTCCCCTTCCCCGCCCGACAGCGCCCGGAGAAGGAAGGCGACCCGCCCGCTTCGCCCGCCGGGACGCAAGAGCGTCTTGTGCAGCAGCCGAATCCCCGCGATCGACAGCGGGCTCGCCGACGGCTCGAAGCCGCAGAGGTTCATGAGCGCGAGACGGCGGAGCCCCGCATGCTCCAGCGTGGGGCGCCGGCGGGGGATCAGCCGTTCGAGCCCCGGACACGACCCGGCGATGAAAGCCTCGCCGTAGGCGCGCGCGAGGACGAAGAGCGAGTCCTCGAGAAACGCCGTCGCCCCGGTGCGCTGCGCGAGGTCGGTGAGCACGGAAGGATCGATCTCGCGACCCTCGACGCGCAGGAGGGCCGCGACGTCGGCGACCTGGTACATCTTACCGATCGAGACGTTCCCGTGGATGTCGATGAGAAGGTGGAAGAGGATGTGCGCCGGCGCGGGGCGCCGCGCGCGAAGCCGGGGGTGAGGGCGGCTCGCCGCGATCATCTCCGGGAGGATCGGCGCGCACGAGCCCGACGGGATCCAGATGCCGGTGTGCGGCTCGATCTTCACCGCTTCGGCGGCGCTGACGCGGGGGGCGAGATGGTGGTGGTGCTCCCGGTACCAGGCGCGCGACCAGATCCCCTCGAACGACGCGTACCCCATCGACTCGAGGATCCGATCCGCGGCGTCGACCTCCGAGTCCGCGAAGAGGATGTCGAGGTCGCCGATCATCCGGTCCCCTGGCCCGGTGAAGGCGAGCTGCTGGAGCGCCGTCTCCTTCAACAGGATCGGCGTGAGGCCGGCCGCCGCGAAGGCGTCGAGGAGGCGGGAGAGGAGATCGAGGAGGCGCTCGTTGCGCGCGCGGATGCCGGCCGCCGCGCGGGTGAGCGCCTCGCGCGTCCCGGCGTCGACGGCGTCCCCCCCGAGCGCGAGCGCGGGAGCGGCCGCGGTCACGAGGTTCGCGCGGCCGACGGCGCGATGGAAGGCGGGCCAGGATCTCACGCGCGAGGCCGCCTCGGCGATCGCGCGGCCCCGCTCCGGGCGCAGCGACACGAGGGCGAGGAGCTTCCCCTCCGGGTCGTCGAGCGTCACCCTCGGGGCGGGGCCCTCCGCGACGCGGCGGGCAGCGGGAAGAAGCGAGCCGGCCGACTCCGTCGAGAGGAGATCGAGGAGACCTTCCTCGAAGCAGCCGTAGAGGGAGTTCGCGGCGAGGTAGTCGCCGTTGGCGTCCGGGGGGAGCTCGCGGAGCCGGGCGCGAAGCCCCTCGGCCTCGTAGCCGTGATGCAGCCAGAACTCCCAGAGGAGCCGGTCTTCCCCGAGGACGTCCTGGGCGCTGCGCACGGCGGAACCTCTCGTCAAATCCCCAGGCGGAGGCGCCAGACGATCCAGAGCGCCTCGAAGATGATCGCGTTGTTCATCTTCGACTGGCCGACGTGGCGATCGTTGAAGGTGATGGGGACCTCCGCGAGGCGGAACCCCTTGCGGTAGGCGCGGTACTTCATCTCGATCTGGAAGGCGTAGCCGTTCGAGTGGATCCGGTCGAGGTCGATCGCCTCGAGGACGGTCCGCCGGTAGCACTTGAAGCCGGCGGTCGCGTCGCTGATGACCGAGCCCGGGATCCCCGTGATCATGTTCACGTAGATGGTCGCCATCTTCGACAGCAGGAGGCGCTTGAAGGACCAGTTGATGACGCGGACGCCGTTTCGGTAGCGGCTCCCGATCACGAGATCGGCCTCGCGGATCTTGTTGAGGAAGTCGGGGAGGGAGTTCGGGTCGTGCGAGAAGTCGGCGTCCATCTCGATGATGACGTCGACCTGCTGGCTGAGGGCGTACTTGAAGCCGGCGACGTACGCGGTGCCTAAGCCCAGCTTCCCGCTCCGGTGCAGCACGTGGACGCCGGGGTCGGCCTTCGACATGTCGTCGGCGATCTCCCCGGTGCCGTCGGGGCTGCCGTCGTCGACGATGCACACCTCGATGTCGTACGGGAGGGAGCGCACCGCCTTCACGATCGACTGGATGTTCTCCGACTCGTTGTACGTCGGGATCACGGCCATCGCGCGGATCGGGCCCGTCAGATCCTGCGCCGGACGCCGCTCAGCCACGGGGCGCTCCTTCTCCCGTCACCGGGGCGGGCGGCGGGGCGGTGGGGTGCGCGCCGTGCGGGATCACCGGGGCGCGCCAGAACATGTACGCGAGGGCGCCGTAGAGCGCGGCGCTGCCGCTCACGACGAGGAGGAATGCGACCGAGAAGCTGACGACCTGGGGAAGCGAGATGCCGCCCGGGCCCAGATAGAAGGCCAGCGTCGCCTCGCGGATGCCGATGCCCGAGATTGTCAGCGGGAGGAGCGCCGCGATGCTCGCCCCCGCGAGCCCGGCCGCGAGCCGCAGGAAGGCGACCGGCACGCCGAGGCTGACGGCGACGAGGTATCCCTGGAGAAACGTGAGAAGCGTCGAGGCGAGCGTGGAGACGAGGGCGACGAGAGCCGGCCGCCGCCCGGAGGGGGTCGCCATCTGCTCGAGGCCCGCGATCGCGTCGCCGAGCTCGCGCCCGGCGCGCGCGAGGCCCACCCTGCCGAAGGCAGCGCTGGCCTTCTCGGGACCGGCCTGGCTCGTCCACCGGTACAGCGTCCACGCGATGACGCCGGCGAGGGCGACGAGGCACCAGGTCACCGTGCCGCCGACGGGGCCGAGGAGGAATCCCGCGCCGGCCGCGGCGACGAGGGTGAGGGCGAAGGCGTCGAGGAGGCGATCGGCGATCACCGACGAGGCGGCGCGGCCGAACGAGATCCCCTTCTCGCGGCTGACGGAGAAGGCCTTCGTGAAATCGCCGAGCCTCCCCGGGGTCCACGACGCGATGGCCGAGGCGATGGTGTACGCGCGCACGGACGGCGCAAACCCGTAGTCGATCGCCTGAAGCTTCATGATCTCACGCCATCTCCATGCCTTGATGACCAGGAGGGCCAGGTTGATCGCGGCGCTGCCGACGAGCGGGAGCCACCGCGCGCGCCCGAGGAGCCCGCGGATCTGCGCGTGATCGCTCACGTACCAGAAGGCGAGGAAGAGCGCCGGCCCGATCCACCGAAGGGCCCAACGGCCGAGACGCCGCCCTCGCACGCGGCGGCCTCAGGCCGCCGTGAACCGGAGCTTGAGAATCGTGCCCAGGATGATGAGGCCGTTCCGGATTCTCTTGAAGTTCGTGCGCCCCGCCGCGCGGCGATCGCGCGTGACCGGGACCTCGACGATCTTCAGCCCGCGCTTGATCGACTTGATGAGCATCTCGGTCTCGATCTCGTACTCCTTCGCGGTGAGCGGGATGGCGCGCACCTTGTCGAGGCGGATGGCGCGGTACCCCGCCTGCGAGTCGGTGATGTGCACGCCGAAGAGGATGTTGATGAGCCCGCTCATGAACTTGTTGCCGAAGTAGTTCGGCGTGCTGATGGCCCCTTCCTTCATCGTCCCGATGAACTTCGAGCCGTTGACGAAGTCGGCCCCCCTGTCCAGCTCGGCGAGGAGGAGCGGGATCTCCGAAGGGTAGTCCTGGCCGTCCCCGTCGATGAAGAGGACGACGTCTCCCGTCGCCTCCTTCAGGCCGCGCTGGATCGCCTTCCCCTTCCCCTGGTTCGGCTCCTGGCGCACGACGCGCGCTCCGGCGCCGCGGGCCGCCTCGGAGGTGTCGTCGACCGAGCCGTCGTCGACGACGAGGACCTCGTCGCCGGGCTTCAGCACGGCCTTCACTCCGGCGATGACGGCGGCGATGTTCGGGCCTTCGTTGTAGGCGGCGATGATGGCGCAGACTCTCATCTCGGGGGCTTCTCCTTACGGCAGGGTGGATGGGATCAGACGAGCCACTCGGGGCGCGCGCCCCGGAGCGCCCACTCCATCGCCTGCGTCGCGAAGATGGAGGTGACGGAGTTCACGTCACGGCTGCCGGCGCAGTAGACCAGCCCCCCTTCGGGGGACCTCAGGCTCGAGAGAAACGCGAGGCCGCGATCGATCGAGGAGCGGTACGCCACAGGGTCGACCGCGAGCCAGATGCGAACGGCCTGCGCGCTCGCGTCCCCGACCTTCACGCGGTTTCGCGAAGGGTCCTCGTACCAGTTGTAGACGCTCCCGTCCTCGTTCTGCCACGCCTTCAGGCGATCGGCGCCCGCCTTGAGATACGCCGTCGTGTCGGCGTAGCCGCGCGCGCGCATGTACAGCAGCCCCTCGAGCGAGTAGCAGTGCGCGTGCGTGTAGACGACGGTGTCCGTCGGTCCGATCCGGAACGCGCCCTGCTTGAAGCAGGCGGGGGCGAGCTCCTCCATGACGCCGCGGGCGAGGTCGCGGAAGGAATCGTCGGCGAGATCCTCGCCGAGGCAGTCGAGCGCGATCATCGTCTTGAGCTGGTGGGTGCCGTAGATCGTCGACCAGTGGTGCGGCATCGTGGCGGCGGTGCCGTCGTCGTTGACGAGCGTCGTGCGCCGCATCGTCGAGTCCTTGACGAAATGCGCCATCCGGGCGAGGACGCCGTGGTCGATGCGGCCGTGGAGGAGCCTGCGGTACGCCGACAGCCCGGCGACCGCCATGCAGGTGTCGAACAGGTACAGCTTCCCGTCCATCCCGACCCCTCCGAGAGGGGGGGTCAGGCGCTGCAGGCTCGCCGCGATGGAGTGCGCGCGCTCCGCGAGCGCCTCGTCCTGCCGCTCGCTGGCCAGGTAGGACATGAGGCGGAGGTACAGCCCCATCGACTCCGGGTAGACGAACCCGGGATGATCGGGATTCACCCACGAGTAGATGCAGCCGTCCCCGTTGGTGATGGCGGGCGACTTCAGGAAGCCGATGACGCTGCTTTGAATCTCCTCCAGCGAGGCGGACACCTTCAAATCACGATTCTCCTGTGGGGGGGCCATTTCAGAGGGGCAAGTATACGGCCATGTGACGCCATTTCAAGCAAATGGGGGAATTCCCGCCGGCCGCCGACCGGCGGGCCGTCCGGGGCGTCCCCGTTGTCGGGATATGCCTGGCCGGCGTCACGCGGAGGGGTCCGGCCCCCGGAGCCCCTTGCTGATCATGTCGGCCAGCACGCCGATCGCCAGGATCTGGAGGCCGGCGAAGAGGAGGATCAGCGTCTTCTCCGTCAGGTCCTCGCGCACGAAGACGTCCCACCCCGCGCTCACGGCGAAGGCGGCGAGGATCGGGAGACAGGCCGGGATGAAGATGCGGAGAGGGTTGAAGTAGAGGATCGCGCGCAGGATCAGCACGAGGAAGTTCAGCGTGTCGCGGATGGGGCGGATCTTCGACCGGCCGTGCCGCTTCGAGTAGTCGATGGGGACGAAGGCGACGCGGAAGTCGTTGCACAGGAGCGCCAGCGTGATCGTCGTCGTGAAGGAGAATCCGGCCGGAAGGATCGGGAAGAAGCGCAGCGAGCGATCGCGCCGGAAGATCCTCAGCCCCGAGTTCAGATCGGGGATCTCCGTGCTCGAGAGGTACGACGCGAGCCGCCGCAGGAACCACTTCGCGGGGCGCCTCACAAGGGGGATGTGCACGCTCTTCCCGGTGCGCGCGCCGACGACCATGTCGTGGCCGGGGGCGAGCTCCAGCAGGCGGTGGATCGCGTCGCTCGGGTACGTCCCGTCGGCGTCAATGATCAGGATGAAGGGGGACGCGGCCGCGCGGATCCCGCTCTTGAGGGAGGCGCCGTACCCCCGGTTCGCCGCGTGGGTGACGACGGTGACCCCGTGGCCGCGGGCGATCTCCCCGGTGCGGTCCGACGAGCCGTCGTCCACGACGATGATCTCGAAGGCCCACGCGCCGCCGCCGAGCGCCTGCTTGAGGGAGTCCAGGACCTTACCGATCCCCGCCTCCTCGTTGTAGGCGGGCATGACGATGGAGACCGCGCGCGGAAGGGCCTCGTCCTTCCGCACCGCCGCGCTCGGCGCCTCTTCAGTCGCTCTCATCCGGTCGCGGCCTCCCCCGGCGGGTCGCGCCCGCGCGGACCTCTCTCGCGCGCGCCGAAAGCCGGACGGCGAGAAGATATGAGATGGGAATTCCCACGGCAACCAGCGTCGCCACCGCCTGCTCGCGGTGGAGCGACGGCACCGTCCCCGTCATGCGGATCGCGTAGACCCAGTAGACCTCGAGCGCGCCGAGCGACGCCGACAGCAACAGCGCCGCGCGCCTCAGCGCCCCTGCCGCGAGGAGGGCCGCGACGGCCACGATCCAGACGCCGTACGAGACGCGAAGGAGCGCTGTGACGACGAGAAGGTAGGGCATCAGGATCATCAGCCCCGAGCGCGCCACGTCCTCGTCCCGGCGCGCGCGCAACGCCAGCCGGGCGGACCAGAGGGCGAGGAGCGCGGTCAGGGCGAGGGAGACGAGGCCGAGGAGGCGCGACGCCATCTCTGAGAGCTCCGCGCTTCCCGACGGGAAGGCGCGGCTCGCCGCCATGCCGAGGACCATCAGGATTCCGCCCTGGTAGTGGCCCATCTGGTACGGGCGCAGGACGGCGAGGGGATCCATCCCGCGCACGTAAGGGAGAAAACCGAGGGCGACGACCGCGGCCGCCACGAGGGCGAGGCCGGCGGCGGCGCCGAGCCCCTTACGGTCGCGGCGCGCCATGAGTGTCTGCGCGAGCGCCAGGAGGAGGAACGGGGCGGTCACGTACTTGATGAGCACCGAGACGCTCAGGCAGACGACGCCGATGACCCGCTCGAACGCGGCGCCGAGCGCCGTGGCGCGCTGCCAGAAGAAGAGGCCGAGGAGCACCCACATCATGAGGAAGACGTCGTTGTGCGCGTCCCCCGCCACCTGCGCGAGGATCAGCGGGTTCCACAGGTAGAGGATTTCCCCCTCGAGCGCGCGCCGTCCCCATCCGCGCCGGATTGCCCCCACCAGCGCGCCGTTGAGGAGATGGGCCAGCAGGAAGAGGACCTTGTACACGACGACCGACCCGGCGAGCGACGCGGGTGAGACGAACGCGAGGATCCCGGCCGTGCTCACCCACCCCGGCCCGTACAGCGTCGTGAACTGCGGCCACCCCATCGCCCGGACGAACTCGTCTTCGGGGAACCTGTCCGCCGGAATGGTGAAGGGGTTCACCCGCTGGACTGCGAGAAGGCGTCCCTGGACGATGTAGTCGAAGACGTCCTTCGAGAGGAGCGACGGGAGGAAGACGAGGAGGACCGTCACCGCGGCGGCGACGAGATAGACGGCTCGCCGGGCGGCATCCTCTCCGCGAAGGAGGGCGCGCACGGCGCGGTAGGCGGCGGCGTACGCGGCGAAGAGCGAGATCCAGATTGCCGCGAGGAAGGCCGCGACCCCCGCCGCCGACCCGATCGACCAGTCGCCGAGAGGGCGCAGGCCGAAGATCGGCGCGGTGTGGCCGACCGACAACGGCACGTAGAAGTACAGGGCGTAGAGCGCGAGGGTGACGGCGCCGGCGATCGCGAGGCGGCGGCCGGGGGTCATCTTCGCACCCATGAATCGAGCTTCGTCCTGAGCGCCGCAAGGTCACCCGGGCGCGAGGGGGCCAGGTCGTGCTTCTCGAGAGGATCGGCGGCGAGATCGTAGAGCTCCCATCGCCACGGACCGGCGCCGTCGACGTGGAAGGTGCTCCCGATGACCTTCTGATCTCCGAAGCGGCAGGAGCGGAGGAGATGGAAGGGATGGCGCGCGCCCACGTACGTCATCTCGAGAAAGATTTTACGTTCCGTGAGGGGCTCGCCGCGCGCGAGCGCTCCCCAGGCCGACGCGCCGTCGGCCGCCGCAATCGCGGGCGCCCCGACCGCCTCGGCCAGCGTCGGGGCGACGTCGATCGCGCGAACGGGCTCCTTCACGACGAGCCCCGCCGCCACGCCCGGCCCCGCGATCACCAGCGGGACCCTCACCAGCTCCTCGTAGAGCGTGTCGTCGTGGCCGAGCCCGCCGTGCTCGATGAACTCCTCCCCGTGGTCCGACGTGAAGGCGACGATCGTCCGATCGGAGAGGCCGCGCGACTCGAGGCCGCGGAGCAGGCGACCGACCTCCGCGTCGATCGACGAGACCGCCCCGGCATAGAGTCTTCGGAGCCTCTCGAGATCCTGCGGCTCCGCCCGGCGGCGCCCCGCCATCATCTCGGAAAGCTCTCCCGCGCCCATCGGCGCGAAAGGCTCCCCCGCTCCCTGCGCGCTCGCGGATTCCTTCGACGGCGTGTACGGGTCGTGCGCGTCCATCAGGTGCAGGAAGAGGAAG
Coding sequences within:
- a CDS encoding sulfatase-like hydrolase/transferase, whose amino-acid sequence is LDFDAVIALAVAVAVGWAAARLARVAQVAPALARLAWVSTAAVVSIALAVSLGSAIAERPSPARTGGAASSPNVVLVVADSLRADYVGAYGASRALTPRIDALAARGARFEIAYAAASNTPQALAALLTGRSPRGAAASGASLASAFAAAGYATHAVTADASLEGSGDLARGFSTFTSDLAPSRLARHAGSRLAATLASFGLWSPPAGSPQAGLVVDEALACADSSGPPFFLFLHLMDAHDPYTPSKESASAQGAGEPFAPMGAGELSEMMAGRRRAEPQDLERLRRLYAGAVSSIDAEVGRLLRGLESRGLSDRTIVAFTSDHGEEFIEHGGLGHDDTLYEELVRVPLVIAGPGVAAGLVVKEPVRAIDVAPTLAEAVGAPAIAAADGASAWGALARGEPLTERKIFLEMTYVGARHPFHLLRSCRFGDQKVIGSTFHVDGAGPWRWELYDLAADPLEKHDLAPSRPGDLAALRTKLDSWVRR